The following are encoded together in the Vespa velutina chromosome 3, iVesVel2.1, whole genome shotgun sequence genome:
- the LOC124947794 gene encoding importin-7 isoform X1, whose product MDLRKLTELLRATIDPSQQKQAEDQLNQIHKIIGFAPTLLQVVMSAEVDMPVRQAGVIYLKNLITTNWADREAENGPVEFSIHEQDRAMIRDAIVDAVVHAPELIRVQLAVCISNIVKHDFPGRWTQIVDKITIYLQNPDASCWPGVLLALYQLVKNFEYKKAEERGPLNEAMNLLFPMIYQLILRLLPDSSEQSVLLQTQILKIFFALTQYTLPLDLISKEVFSQWMDIVRQVADRPVPPETNNPNLDDEERVELPWWKCKKWALHILHRMFERYGSPGNVTKEYKEFSEWYLETFSGGILEVLLKILDQYRRKIFVSPRVIQQSINYINQGVSHAFSWKFLKPHMFEIIRDVLFPILSYSATDEELWNNDPYEYIRVKFDIFEDFVSPVTAAQTLLHSACKKRKDMLQKTMQFCAEVLTSPNADPRQKDGALHMVGSLADVLLKKKLYREQMDKMLVQHVFPEFNSPHGHMRARACWVLHYFSEIKFKQEQILVEAIRLTTNALLTDHDLPVKVEAAIALQMLLCAQDKAQKYIEPLIKQITLELLAIIRETENDDLTSVMQKIVCTYTEQLMPIAVEICQHLAATFSQVLETDEGSDEKAITAMGILNTIETVLTVMKNQPQIMAQLEPTVLQVVAHIFSQSVMEFYEEALSLVFDLTGMTISEDMWKVLELIYQLFQKDGFDYFTDMMPALHNYITVDTPAFLSNENYILAMFNMCKAILTGDAGEDPECHAAKLLEVIILQCKGHIDQCIPSLVQLVLERLMREVKTSELRTMCLQVVIAALYYNPALCLETMDRLQGNLGQSPEPIASHFIKQWIHDTDCFLGLHDRKLCVLGLCTLISMGPARPTAVNECVQQIIPSLILLFDGLKRAYAAKVADGDEEDNEEEESDIDEEVLSSDEDEIDDASQEYLEKLQEKVTRSSGQHGFNVSASIQDGHGDHRSDDDEDDSDYDANEETALESYCTPLDSEDTNQDEYVVFKEVMQNIERTDSTWYRALTSHLTAEEQKALQEIIVLADQRKAALESKRIEQSGGYAFHSQTIPTSFNFGGTPLSR is encoded by the exons atgGATCTTCGTAAATTAACAGAATTATTACGTGCTACTATTGACCCTTCTCAACAAAAGCAAGCTGAAGATCAATTGAATCAG attCACAAAATTATAGGTTTTGCTCCTACTCTTTTACAAGTAGTTATGTCAGCTGAAGTTGACATGCCTGTCCGGCAAGCTG GtgttatatatttgaaaaatttaattaccaCAAATTGGGCTGACAGAGAAGCTGAAAATGGACCTGTAGAATTTAGTATTCATGAACAAGATCGTGCTATGATACGTGATGCAATAGTGGATGCTGTGGTTCATGCACCTGAATTAATTAG aGTGCAACTAGCAGTATGCATTAGCAATATAGTAAAACATGATTTCCCTGGAAGATGGACTCAAATTGTtgataaaattacaatatatctTCAAAATCCTGATGCTTCTTGCTGGCCTGGTGTTCTCCTTGCATTATATCAACTTGTCAAAAACTTTGA aTACAAGAAAGCAGAAGAAAGGGGACCATTGAACGAAGCAATGAATTTACTTTTCCCTATGATTTACCAATTGATATTACGTTTATTGCCAGATTCATCTGAACAATCAGTTTTACTTCAAACacaaattttgaaaatcttttttgcACTTACTCAG TATACGCTGCCTCTTGATCTTATATCGAAAGAAGTGTTCTCCCAATGGATGGACATAGTACGACAAGTAGCTGATAGGCCTGTCCCACCAGAGACTAATAATCCTAATTTAGACGACGAGGAACGTGTAGAACTTCCTTGGtggaaatgtaaaaaatggGCTTTACATATTCTTCATAGAATGTTTGAGAG atatgGTAGTCCTGGTAATGTAAccaaagaatataaagaattttcagAATGGTATCTTGAAACATTTAGTGGTGGAATTTTAGAAGTTCTTTTAAAGATTTTGGATCAGtacagaagaaaaatctttgtCTCTCCTAGAGTGATACaacaatcgattaattatattaaccaAGG TGTTAGTCATGCTTTTTCTTGGAAGTTTTTGAAGCCTCATATGTTTGAGATCATTCGTGATGTGCTATTTCCTATTCTTTCATACTCTGCTACTGATGAGGAATTATGGAATAACGATCCATATGAATACATAAGAGTCAAATTTG atATTTTTGAGGACTTTGTATCTCCAGTAACAGCAGCACAGACCTTATTGCATTCTGCGTGCaaaaaacgaaaggatatGCTACAAAAAACTATGCAATTTTGCGCAGAAGTTCTAACAAGTCCAAACGCTGATCCACGACAGAAAGATGGCGCATTACATATG GTTGGAAGTTTAGCAGATGTTCTGcttaaaaagaaactttatagGGAACAAATGGATAAGATGTTAGTACAGCATGTGTTTCCCGAATTTAATAGTCCACATGGCCATATGCGAGCAAGg gcTTGTTGGGttttacattatttctctGAAATAAAGTTTAAACAAGAACAAATCTTAGTTGAGGCAATTAGACTGACAACAAATGCTCTTTTGACTGATCATGATTTGCCTGTTAAAGTTGAAGCTGCTATAGCTCTTCAAATGCTTTTGTGTGCACAAGACAAAGCTCAGAAGTACATAGAACCacttataaaacaaataactCTCGAATTATTAGCTATtataagagaaacagaaaatgaTGATTTAACGAGTGTTATGCAGAAAATTGTTTGTACATATACAGAACAGCTTATGCCAATTGCTGTAGAAATTTGTCAACATTTG GCTGCCACATTTAGTCAAGTTCTTGAAACTGATGAGGGTAGTGATGAAAAGGCAATTACTGCAATGGGTATTTTGAATACAATAGAAACAGTATTGACAGTGATGAAAAATCAACCTCAAATTATGGCACAATTAGAACCAACTGTTTTACAGGTGGTAGCTCATATATTTAGTCAAAGCGTTATGG aattttatgaaGAAGCACTGTCATTAGTCTTTGATTTAACGGGTATGACTATTTCTGAAGATATGTGGAAGGTTTTAGAACTCATATATCAGCTTTTCCAAAAAGATGGTTTTGATTACTTTACTGATATGATGCCAGcattacataattatatcaCTGTAGATACACCAGCATTTCTATCAAATGAAAACTATATACTTGCTATGTTTAATATGTGTAAAGCT ATATTAACTGGTGATGCTGGTGAAGATCCAGAGTGTCATGCTGCAAAATTATTAgaagttattattttacaatgtaAAGGACATATTGACCag TGCATACCTTCACTTGTGCAATTAGTATTAGAACGTTTAATGCGAGAAGTAAAAACATCTGAATTAAGAACTATGTGTCTTCAAGTAGTCATTGCAgctttatattataatcctGCTTTATGTCTTGAAACAATGGACAGATTACAAGGAAATCTTGGACAATCTCCAGAGCCTATTGCATCgcattttattaaacaatggATTCATGATACTGATTGCTTCCTAgg GTTACATGATCGAAAACTTTGCGTTCTTGGATTATGTACCTTGATTAGTATGGGTCCTGCTAGACCAACAGCAGTGAATGAATGTGTTCAACAAATAATTCcatctttgattttattatttgatggCCTCAAGAGAGCATATGCTGCTAAAGTAGCAGATGGAGATGAGGAAGAtaatgaagaggaagaaagtgaTATTGATGAag AAGTTTTGTCATCAGATGAAGATGAAATTGATGATGCTAGTCAAgaatatcttgaaaaattgCAAGAAAAAGTAACAAGGTCTTCAGGACAGCATGGTTTTAATGTCAGTGCATCCATTCAAGACGGGCATGGAGATCATAGatctgatgatgatgaagatgattcTGATTATGACGCAAATGAAGAAACTGCTCTAGAAAGTTATTGTACACCTTTAGATTCAGAAGATACAAATCAAGATGAATATGTTGTTTTCAAAGAAGTTATGCAAA atattgaAAGAACTGACTCAACTTGGTATAGGGCATTAACGAGTCATTTAACAGCTGAGGAACAGAAAGCATTACAAGAGATTATAGTTTTAGCAGATCAGCGTAAAGCAGCTTTGGAAAGCAAAAGAATCGAGCAAAGCGGCG GTTATGCTTTCCATTCTCAAACTATACCCACTTCATTTAATTTTGGTGGAACACCTTTAAGTCGataa
- the LOC124947794 gene encoding importin-7 isoform X2: MDLRKLTELLRATIDPSQQKQAEDQLNQIHKIIGFAPTLLQVVMSAEVDMPVRQAGVIYLKNLITTNWADREAENGPVEFSIHEQDRAMIRDAIVDAVVHAPELIRVQLAVCISNIVKHDFPGRWTQIVDKITIYLQNPDASCWPGVLLALYQLVKNFEYKKAEERGPLNEAMNLLFPMIYQLILRLLPDSSEQSVLLQTQILKIFFALTQYTLPLDLISKEVFSQWMDIVRQVADRPVPPETNNPNLDDEERVELPWWKCKKWALHILHRMFERYGSPGNVTKEYKEFSEWYLETFSGGILEVLLKILDQYRRKIFVSPRVIQQSINYINQGVSHAFSWKFLKPHMFEIIRDVLFPILSYSATDEELWNNDPYEYIRVKFDIFEDFVSPVTAAQTLLHSACKKRKDMLQKTMQFCAEVLTSPNADPRQKDGALHMVGSLADVLLKKKLYREQMDKMLVQHVFPEFNSPHGHMRARACWVLHYFSEIKFKQEQILVEAIRLTTNALLTDHDLPVKVEAAIALQMLLCAQDKAQKYIEPLIKQITLELLAIIRETENDDLTSVMQKIVCTYTEQLMPIAVEICQHLAATFSQVLETDEGSDEKAITAMGILNTIETVLTVMKNQPQIMAQLEPTVLQVVAHIFSQSVMEFYEEALSLVFDLTGMTISEDMWKVLELIYQLFQKDGFDYFTDMMPALHNYITVDTPAFLSNENYILAMFNMCKAILTGDAGEDPECHAAKLLEVIILQCKGHIDQCIPSLVQLVLERLMREVKTSELRTMCLQVVIAALYYNPALCLETMDRLQGNLGQSPEPIASHFIKQWIHDTDCFLGLHDRKLCVLGLCTLISMGPARPTAVNECVQQIIPSLILLFDGLKRAYAAKVADGDEEDNEEEESDIDEVLSSDEDEIDDASQEYLEKLQEKVTRSSGQHGFNVSASIQDGHGDHRSDDDEDDSDYDANEETALESYCTPLDSEDTNQDEYVVFKEVMQNIERTDSTWYRALTSHLTAEEQKALQEIIVLADQRKAALESKRIEQSGGYAFHSQTIPTSFNFGGTPLSR; the protein is encoded by the exons atgGATCTTCGTAAATTAACAGAATTATTACGTGCTACTATTGACCCTTCTCAACAAAAGCAAGCTGAAGATCAATTGAATCAG attCACAAAATTATAGGTTTTGCTCCTACTCTTTTACAAGTAGTTATGTCAGCTGAAGTTGACATGCCTGTCCGGCAAGCTG GtgttatatatttgaaaaatttaattaccaCAAATTGGGCTGACAGAGAAGCTGAAAATGGACCTGTAGAATTTAGTATTCATGAACAAGATCGTGCTATGATACGTGATGCAATAGTGGATGCTGTGGTTCATGCACCTGAATTAATTAG aGTGCAACTAGCAGTATGCATTAGCAATATAGTAAAACATGATTTCCCTGGAAGATGGACTCAAATTGTtgataaaattacaatatatctTCAAAATCCTGATGCTTCTTGCTGGCCTGGTGTTCTCCTTGCATTATATCAACTTGTCAAAAACTTTGA aTACAAGAAAGCAGAAGAAAGGGGACCATTGAACGAAGCAATGAATTTACTTTTCCCTATGATTTACCAATTGATATTACGTTTATTGCCAGATTCATCTGAACAATCAGTTTTACTTCAAACacaaattttgaaaatcttttttgcACTTACTCAG TATACGCTGCCTCTTGATCTTATATCGAAAGAAGTGTTCTCCCAATGGATGGACATAGTACGACAAGTAGCTGATAGGCCTGTCCCACCAGAGACTAATAATCCTAATTTAGACGACGAGGAACGTGTAGAACTTCCTTGGtggaaatgtaaaaaatggGCTTTACATATTCTTCATAGAATGTTTGAGAG atatgGTAGTCCTGGTAATGTAAccaaagaatataaagaattttcagAATGGTATCTTGAAACATTTAGTGGTGGAATTTTAGAAGTTCTTTTAAAGATTTTGGATCAGtacagaagaaaaatctttgtCTCTCCTAGAGTGATACaacaatcgattaattatattaaccaAGG TGTTAGTCATGCTTTTTCTTGGAAGTTTTTGAAGCCTCATATGTTTGAGATCATTCGTGATGTGCTATTTCCTATTCTTTCATACTCTGCTACTGATGAGGAATTATGGAATAACGATCCATATGAATACATAAGAGTCAAATTTG atATTTTTGAGGACTTTGTATCTCCAGTAACAGCAGCACAGACCTTATTGCATTCTGCGTGCaaaaaacgaaaggatatGCTACAAAAAACTATGCAATTTTGCGCAGAAGTTCTAACAAGTCCAAACGCTGATCCACGACAGAAAGATGGCGCATTACATATG GTTGGAAGTTTAGCAGATGTTCTGcttaaaaagaaactttatagGGAACAAATGGATAAGATGTTAGTACAGCATGTGTTTCCCGAATTTAATAGTCCACATGGCCATATGCGAGCAAGg gcTTGTTGGGttttacattatttctctGAAATAAAGTTTAAACAAGAACAAATCTTAGTTGAGGCAATTAGACTGACAACAAATGCTCTTTTGACTGATCATGATTTGCCTGTTAAAGTTGAAGCTGCTATAGCTCTTCAAATGCTTTTGTGTGCACAAGACAAAGCTCAGAAGTACATAGAACCacttataaaacaaataactCTCGAATTATTAGCTATtataagagaaacagaaaatgaTGATTTAACGAGTGTTATGCAGAAAATTGTTTGTACATATACAGAACAGCTTATGCCAATTGCTGTAGAAATTTGTCAACATTTG GCTGCCACATTTAGTCAAGTTCTTGAAACTGATGAGGGTAGTGATGAAAAGGCAATTACTGCAATGGGTATTTTGAATACAATAGAAACAGTATTGACAGTGATGAAAAATCAACCTCAAATTATGGCACAATTAGAACCAACTGTTTTACAGGTGGTAGCTCATATATTTAGTCAAAGCGTTATGG aattttatgaaGAAGCACTGTCATTAGTCTTTGATTTAACGGGTATGACTATTTCTGAAGATATGTGGAAGGTTTTAGAACTCATATATCAGCTTTTCCAAAAAGATGGTTTTGATTACTTTACTGATATGATGCCAGcattacataattatatcaCTGTAGATACACCAGCATTTCTATCAAATGAAAACTATATACTTGCTATGTTTAATATGTGTAAAGCT ATATTAACTGGTGATGCTGGTGAAGATCCAGAGTGTCATGCTGCAAAATTATTAgaagttattattttacaatgtaAAGGACATATTGACCag TGCATACCTTCACTTGTGCAATTAGTATTAGAACGTTTAATGCGAGAAGTAAAAACATCTGAATTAAGAACTATGTGTCTTCAAGTAGTCATTGCAgctttatattataatcctGCTTTATGTCTTGAAACAATGGACAGATTACAAGGAAATCTTGGACAATCTCCAGAGCCTATTGCATCgcattttattaaacaatggATTCATGATACTGATTGCTTCCTAgg GTTACATGATCGAAAACTTTGCGTTCTTGGATTATGTACCTTGATTAGTATGGGTCCTGCTAGACCAACAGCAGTGAATGAATGTGTTCAACAAATAATTCcatctttgattttattatttgatggCCTCAAGAGAGCATATGCTGCTAAAGTAGCAGATGGAGATGAGGAAGAtaatgaagaggaagaaagtgaTATTGATGAag TTTTGTCATCAGATGAAGATGAAATTGATGATGCTAGTCAAgaatatcttgaaaaattgCAAGAAAAAGTAACAAGGTCTTCAGGACAGCATGGTTTTAATGTCAGTGCATCCATTCAAGACGGGCATGGAGATCATAGatctgatgatgatgaagatgattcTGATTATGACGCAAATGAAGAAACTGCTCTAGAAAGTTATTGTACACCTTTAGATTCAGAAGATACAAATCAAGATGAATATGTTGTTTTCAAAGAAGTTATGCAAA atattgaAAGAACTGACTCAACTTGGTATAGGGCATTAACGAGTCATTTAACAGCTGAGGAACAGAAAGCATTACAAGAGATTATAGTTTTAGCAGATCAGCGTAAAGCAGCTTTGGAAAGCAAAAGAATCGAGCAAAGCGGCG GTTATGCTTTCCATTCTCAAACTATACCCACTTCATTTAATTTTGGTGGAACACCTTTAAGTCGataa
- the LOC124947468 gene encoding NEDD8-conjugating enzyme Ubc12: protein MIKLFSLKQAKKDGESPKAGTQKKASAAQLRITKDINELNLPKTCGTEFPDPDDLLSFKLIICPDEGFYRGGRFVFSFKVGPNYPHEPPKVKCETQVYHPNIDLDGNVCLNILREDWKPVLTINSIVYGLQYLFLEPNPEDPLNKDAAEVLQNNRRVFEQNVAKAMRGGYVGSFCFERCLK, encoded by the exons atgatcaaattattttcgttgaaaCAAGCGAAAAAAGATGGCGAGTCACCAAAGGCTGGGACCCAGAAAAAGGCATCAGCAGCTCAGCTGAGAATAACGAAAG ataTAAACGAACTTAATCTACCAAAAACATGTGGTACAGAGTTTCCCGATCCCGATGATTTACTgagttttaaattaattatttgtccAGATGAG GGATTTTATAGAGGTGGTAGATTTGTATTCAGTTTTAAAGTTGGACCAAATTATCCTCACGAACCACCTAAAGTTAAATGTGAAACTCAGGTTTATCATCCTAATATTGACTTGGATGGCAATGTATGTCTCAATATCTTAAGAGAAGACTGGAAACCGGTTCTCACAATTAATTCTATTGTTTATGGACTTCAGTACCTTTTTCTA gAACCCAATCCAGAAGATCCCCTTAATAAAGATGCTGCAGAAGTATTACAAAATAACAGAAGAGTATTTGAACAAAATGTAGCAAAAGCTATGAGAGGAGGATATGTAGGATCATTTTGTTTTGAACGATGTCTCAAGTGA